From Mucilaginibacter gotjawali:
GAATAACACTCGAAGGACTTTCTGTCAGTTACTATCTCCGGACATCGCGCATGTATGATTCCCTTATGCAAATGGGCCGCTGGTTCGGCTACAGGCCCGGATATGTTGATTTGTGCCGGCTTTATACTACAGACCTGCTGATCAGGTGGTACCGGCATATCACGGTGGCCACGCAGGAAATGCGTGCGGACTTTGATGAAATGGCTGCCCGTAATAGGAGGCCAAAGGATTACAGGCTGAAAGTCCGGACGCATTCCGGTTTGCTGAGCATAACTTCAGCTTCCAAAATGCGGCTTCATGAAAAAATCCAGGTCGGATTTTCAGGAGCGGTTAAACAGACCTACGAGTTTCCAAGAGATCCTGTGGTCATAAAGAAAAACTGGGACACAGTAAAGGCACTGATTGCCTCTTTGTCGGCGCCGAATACCAGTCAGCCTAACAAACTATTCTGGACCGGAGATATAGCAGAAACGGTCATTGGCTTTTTAGAAAGCTATCAGACGGAACAACCAAATATCCGGCAGGATATTCTGGGCGGTTATATCCGTAAACAACTTAAAAAAGGAAATCTGATGAACTGGGCGATAGCTATCCGGTCTAACACTCAGCCGGAAAATTCCTTTGATGTGGAATTTAAAGGTCTCGGTGTTACGAAGATAGGATTAACAGAACGCGGGGACGTAGGCAAAGGAAAATTCTATGAACTGTCCAAGCAGAATATTCAGGATCCGCCTGACACTTATTTTGATCTGAATCTGAAACCAGAAAAAGGAAAATCCAGTGTTTCAAAAAAGCTTGTTCACCAAGCACGTGCGGAAAGCGGGCGTGCCCTTCTGGTGATCTATCCGCTTGATCCGGCTAAAATAGATGGCGTTGGCAGGCTTCCGGTAACCGGGTTTTACCTGGCCTTCCCAAAAATAGCCAATGAAGAACTGGTTGAATTTGCGGCTCAGGTTAAACCCGGCTTTGAAGATACGCAGGAAGATGACGATAATGACGAAGAAGTATGAGTTATGGCGTTGATCTTATATGGGACAGTCAGGCCGGCGACAAGCAACGGTTTGTTAAAGTCAGAATCGATGAGATTCCGGCTATTCAATGCTTCGTTGCGACAAACGGGATTACCCGAAACCGCTCTTTCCTGATTGACTTTTCAGCCGAAACTGTCCTTCCTGAATTCAGGATTCAGCGTTTCAGGGGAGTAGAAATTCAAATCCTTCCTTTGGCGGATCTGCGGGAACTGGCTATTATTCTTATGGAAGACAGCCTTTCGGGCGTTTTTTGCCTGCTGACCGAGGATATATTAAAAGAAATTGCTGAGTGCGCTACAGTCACGGAAGCGATAGCGGCAACATTCAGAGTGATCAGTTCATGGAAAAGAATGTTTGAGAATCTTAACCTGAAAGGTTTAAGTGCTGAACAGCAAAAGGGACTATTCGGGGAACTGTATTTTTGAAGCAACTAACACAACAGGGTGTTGATTATCAGGTTGCGCTTGATTCCTGGAACGGTCCGGATGCTTTAAATCAGGATTATATCATCAATGGCACCGGCGTGGAGGTAAAAACAACAGCAGCAAACCATCCGTTTGTTCAGGTATCAAACGAACTGCAGTTATCTGCGCAGAATCTGTCGAAGCTTTTTATTTACCTTGTTGTTATTGACGAAAGGAAGGGGCACTTGCTTACATTGAATAGCCTTGTTTGTGAATTGCGCCGGGTTTTTGAATCATCAGATGAATTAGCCGATATGTATAATGACAAATTGCTAAAGGCGGGCTATGAAGATGAACATTACCGGCAATATGAAAATAGGGAATACCATATAAGGGATATCAAAATATACAGCGTCATAGAGGGCTTCCCATGCATCACTCCCCGGATTATCCCAGAAGGCGTTCATCACGTTACCTATCAGATCGATACTTCCGCATGCGCTGATTTCAAAGTTTCCCCGGAAGAACTATTTGCAGAAATTTCTTATTAAGCACTATGGAAGAAAATTTAACCGTTGTCAAAAATGTAAACTTTGAACTTGATCAGTATCTGCATAACCTGTTCCATGAGATACAGTCACTGGTCTACGCTGACGGACAGGGCGTTTTAAAGGAGGACAAGTTTACCGAATACATGCTGGACCAGCTCTCGGAAGCCGGCGAAACAGAGGGCATGGTGATCTGTAATTACGCCAAACCAAATGACAGGGGCAACATAGAATTTAAAATCAACGGCTATGCAATACGGGATGGGTTTGAAACACTGGACCTTTTTATCACCCATTACCGGGACACCAATGATTTATATAATGTGAAAAAAGCTGAATTTGAAGACCTGATCAAATACAGTACAAAATTTGCAAATGCCTCTATTAAGGGTTATCTGGACGAAATCGATCCTTCGCATACTGCTTGGTCGCTGGCGAAGTTGATCCACGATCACTATAAAACGTTTGACAGAATAAATATTTTTCTGCTATCCAATGGAAATATTGCCCATGATCCGCCGTCAAATTTCCGGCTCAAAAGTTTCGAAGACCTTAAAATCATATTTCACGTATGGGATATCGAGCGGTTTCACCGCCTTTCCCAGTCAAAAGATAACCGGGAACCAATAGAAATTAAGTTTTCGGAAATATATCCGGAGTCGGTACCCTGCCTGAAAATGCCGGTTGACAATGAAGTTTATGAATGCTACCTGGCTATACTACCCGGGAAAATACTATCAATTCTGTATGATAATTATTCAACAAGACTACTGGAAAGCAATGTCCGGGCCTTCCTGCAACAAACTGGCAGTATCAATAAGGGAATAAGAGATACGATCAGGGGTGATAAGCCTTATATGTTTCTGCCTTATAATAATGGGCTGGCCGTAACGGCATCCGAGGTGGAAACTGAACTCCAAGAGGGTCAGCTGACGCTGAAATCAATTAAGGATTTCCAGATTGTAAACGGAGGTCAGACGACCGCTTCGCTGTTTCACACGGAAAAAAAGTATAAGTTAAGCCTATCCCAGATTTATGTTCAGATGAAACTTACTGTGATCAAAGATCATGATCTCAAAAACCGGGAAGTGCCGAATATTTCGAAGTTTGCTAACAGCCAGAATAAAGTTTCGGATCTGGATCTTTCATCCAACCATCCTTACTTACAGCGCATCGAACAGTTATCGCGAACGACTTATGCCATAGATCCCGATGACCATAACAAACAGACCATCTGGTTTTTCGAACGGGTGAAAGGGCAGTATAAAGAGCTTTACAACAAAGAGCCGAATAAAAACAAGCAGGAAGCCTTTAAGATCCGTTACCCTACCGATCAGAAATTTGTAAAATCCGAAATTGGGAAACTAATGAATACATGGAACCGCCTGCCCTATCTGGTGTCGTTGGGAGCGGAAAAAAATTATCCTAAATTTATGGAAATGGTGGAAAGGGATTTTGCAAAAAAAATGCCAGGAAGGGTATATTATCAGGACCTCATCGCCAATGCCATTCTGTTTAAAAAAACGGAGGAGCTTTTCGGGCGGAAAGGTAAAGATCCGGTTGGAGATACTAATATCCGTTCATTTGCGGTGACATACGCTCTGGCCTTGCTTTATCATCTCACGGACAACCTCATCGATCTGGGTAAGATATGGAATAAGCAGAGCGTCGATGAAAATCTACAAACAGAAATCACAAGACTTCTCCGGCATGCTTACGTTTATCTGATCAGTTCGGAAGATACATTGGTAAGTGAATTCGCCAGAAAAAAATATTGCTGGGAAGATCTGGTCAAACTTAAATTTGACCTAAACCGGGACAACCTCAAAGGATATCTGTTAACCCCTTCGGAGTTTGCAGCGAGATATTCGGAAGAAACGGATAAAGTTAAAGAAGCAGAGCATTACCAGCAGACAGAAAAAATCACACAGTTGGGTCTTGCTTTCTGGGACGGCTTATCAAAGTGGTTGCTAACAAGAAATGATTTTACCACTATTCAGAAAAATTTCGCGGCCAATATTAAAAGCAAGATTTTTAAAATGGGCGCATTAAGTGAAACCGAAATCAGACAGGGCTTATCGATTCTGGACCAGTTTGACACCTTGCGTGTCACTTCAGAATATATTGTGTCTTTATCTGGATATCAGGATATTAAATCCGTAAACACATCCGAAATCTATAACCGGTTGAATTTATTAAATGAAAATGATTGGAGCAAAGTGATCGACGTAGGGGGGCAGACAAATGTTTTGAATTTCAATGAGATAAGTGTAGTTAAAACCGTGATAAAAAAATTAAAACAGGGAGAGCAGATTGATATTAAAAGATTGTCTGTTATCAATCAGTGCCTGGATAAAATGAAAAAGTTTGGAATGAAGTTTTAATTATCCTAACTACTGGCGTCGAATCGAGAATGTTCCAAAGTTGTAAATACGGAAACAGACCATATCATGCGCTGTTCCAATTGCCGGGTATACATGCGTAGAATAAAATACGAGATAAATTGACATTAATTATTAAAATGTCTCCGAAAAAAAATAAACTAAAGAAAAGGATGTAATTTAGTTTAATCATATGTTTACAGATCTAAATCAGCAGGACAATTCATGAAGGCGTCTTCAAACAAAAACTTTTTTCAGCCAAGAGCCAGGTTACTGCTGCAGCTGGGCGATAAGCTCATCAAAAATGAGAATGTCGCTTTGCTTGAGCTGATCAAAAACTCCTACGACGCGGATGCAAAAAAGGTAACTGTAAAACTCGAAAGGATTACTGACAAGAAAGGAGGGCGGATCGATATTACTGACGACGGCGAAGGCATGAACATTGACATTATCGAGAATGTCTGGCTTGAACCCGGAAGTGATTATAAGGCCCAGCTTCTTGCGAAAAATCAACGTTCAAAAAAATTTAATAGACTTCCTATCGGTGAAAAAGGCATCGGCCGGTTCGGCGTTCACAAGCTGGGCAATAAAATAGAGCTGATCAGCAGAAAGGAAGGAGAAGACGAGGTTGTGGTACGTATTGACTGGAATAAGTTCAGCGAAGAGAAATACCTCAAGGATGCCCGGTTTGAAGTCTTTATCAGGACCCCGGAATATTTTCTGCGGAACCGTAAAGGAACAAGGATTATTATATCTGATCTGCGGACGGACTGGGATAAACGAATGGTCCGGGATCTCTACAGGGCTGTCTTTACTTTAAATTCTCCCTTTAAAAAGTCCGGTGATTTTACAGTAGATATCAACATTGATGATAAATCACTCGTGGAAGGATTACCTACTTGGGATGACATCAAAAAATTTGCCCTCTGGCATTTTAAATGTAAACTTTCCGGAACAACTATCCGCGAATTTAACTATGAATTTTCGCCATGGGAGTCTTTACCCGAACTCGAAAAACGCCAGGTAACGCAGGAAGAGGATTATATTCAGGATAATGAAACTTTTGTAAAAAGAGATCCCGACAATCCTAAAAAGGAAGTCATTATAAATCTGGCGAAAAACTATGGTTCAGAAAAAGAGCCGAAAACTATCGGAGAGATCACTTTTGAAGGATATATCTTCGACCGGGATAAACAAACACTGGAACTGGGTAACCAGGCCGGAATAACGCTGCTGAAACAATATCTCGATGAACAGGGCGGAATCAGGGTGTACCGCGATAATATCCGTATCAACGAATACGGCGAGAAAGGGAACGACTGGCTGAATCTGGATATGAGAAGGGTAAATGTTCCGGCAAAACGGATAAGCAATAACCTTATTCTGGCCGTAATTGATTTGAAAATTGCGGAAAGTACCGCCTTAATTGAAAAGACCAACCGGGAAGGATTTATTGAAAATGAGGCCTTTTATGATTTCTGCGGAGCGATCCTGCATACGATAAATCTTGTCGAAACGCTCAGGAAGATAGATAAAGATCAGATCAGGAATAAGTACAATCCGACCGAACAGGAGGAACCGGTATTACATCATTTAAATGAGCTTCACCTGCTTATCGAAAAAAGAATAGAGGACGAGCCCCTCAAAGAAGAAATAAACAAGCATCTGCAGAAAATTGAGGATGACTATAATTTTATCAATGAAACGCTGCTGACCAGTGCCGGAGCCGGCCTGACACTTGCGGTCGGGATTCACGAAGTTCAGAAGGTCATCGCTGAGTTAACCCTGGCTGTTCAAAGAGAGCAGGTGCCGGACAAAATCCTCGGTCTGGTAAACCATCTTGACCAGTTGATTGAAAGCTACAGTGATCTTCTGAAACAGGCCGACACTAAGGAAGAAGATGTTGTCAAATTCCTTAACGGAGCTACTTTTAACGTAGGGTACCGGATGGAAGCACACCATATCGAACTGATAAAAGCCTATAGAAATTATAAAGGCAGTCACATGATCTCTTGCAGCCGGCGCCTGCTTATGGGAGCAGTGATGAATGTAATTGACAATTCCATACACTGGCTGGAGATCAAACGTCAGCGGCTCTCGAAAACCAGTGAAACGTTTGATAAGAAGATATATATTGATGTTCTTCATAATGAGCCTGGTTATCTGGAAATTGTAATAGCCGATAACGGGTCGGGATTTACCATCCCGAAATACCAGCTGACCAAACCTTTTATATCGGCTAAAAATAATGGCATCGGACTCGGGCTCCACATCGTTTCCGAGGTGATGAAGGTTCAGGAAGGGTCCGTCAGATTTCCGGAAGCCAATGAATATGATTTGCCGGCAGAATTTCAACGGGGCGCAATTACGGTACTGAAAATTAAACTCTTATCACATGATACTTCCGAATAACGGGAAAGTAATTGTTTTTGATGACAAGGTTGAAGATGTCAGTGGCCTGTTATCTATACTTTCCAAAGAAAGAATACCATACCTCTATTACCACGATGAGTATGGTGACGACCTGCCGGAAAAGCCGGTTGAAAACGTCAGACTGGTATTTCTGGACCTGGAGCTGGTCACCAATAATCCTAATCCCAGAAATATAATCGGGCCCATTGCCCAGCGCCTCAAACAAACGCTTATGCCCCATAGTCTTTATATTTTAATCTACTGGAGCACAAAGGAGGACAAATACCGGGCTGAACTCGAAAAAGAATTTGAAAATGGGCTGAGCGATTTTAAACCGCTTAAAATACTCAGCCTTAACAAAGCCAAAGCGAAAGAAGACGGGCTGGAATATATACGTACCGAACTGACGAAGGAAATAAAGCAATTCAGCGCTTTAAACGCATTTATGCTATGGGAGTCTTCCGTTAACAATGCGGCTGGCTCAATAACCAATCAGATATGCTCCATCTTTTCAAAGGACGGGAAATGGGATACCAATATGTCCGGAATGCTGCATCAGCTGGCTAAAGGACAGGCCGGACATGACGCTATAAAAGGGCTGGATAGATTTCAGCTTCTGGAACTTGCTGTTGATGTGATTAATACCAATCTGATTGAGTCCGTCGAAAAAAATTTTCAGGCAGTAAGCCGGACGATCCATCTTGAAGAAATAAGGCAGGCCGGAAGCGGATTGTCGGATGAAGAGCGGATGAAACTTCATACCAAAATCCATCTGCTTTCTTCCGACGCCGGGTTTAAGCATTTTTATCCAGGCAACCTTTACATTATGGAGCTTAACGGATTAGGCAGGGAAATAATCCAGCGTAATATAAAAGAAGAACCTGCGAAAACTTTAAAAAAGGAAACGACCAGGCTG
This genomic window contains:
- a CDS encoding AIPR family protein, which codes for MEENLTVVKNVNFELDQYLHNLFHEIQSLVYADGQGVLKEDKFTEYMLDQLSEAGETEGMVICNYAKPNDRGNIEFKINGYAIRDGFETLDLFITHYRDTNDLYNVKKAEFEDLIKYSTKFANASIKGYLDEIDPSHTAWSLAKLIHDHYKTFDRINIFLLSNGNIAHDPPSNFRLKSFEDLKIIFHVWDIERFHRLSQSKDNREPIEIKFSEIYPESVPCLKMPVDNEVYECYLAILPGKILSILYDNYSTRLLESNVRAFLQQTGSINKGIRDTIRGDKPYMFLPYNNGLAVTASEVETELQEGQLTLKSIKDFQIVNGGQTTASLFHTEKKYKLSLSQIYVQMKLTVIKDHDLKNREVPNISKFANSQNKVSDLDLSSNHPYLQRIEQLSRTTYAIDPDDHNKQTIWFFERVKGQYKELYNKEPNKNKQEAFKIRYPTDQKFVKSEIGKLMNTWNRLPYLVSLGAEKNYPKFMEMVERDFAKKMPGRVYYQDLIANAILFKKTEELFGRKGKDPVGDTNIRSFAVTYALALLYHLTDNLIDLGKIWNKQSVDENLQTEITRLLRHAYVYLISSEDTLVSEFARKKYCWEDLVKLKFDLNRDNLKGYLLTPSEFAARYSEETDKVKEAEHYQQTEKITQLGLAFWDGLSKWLLTRNDFTTIQKNFAANIKSKIFKMGALSETEIRQGLSILDQFDTLRVTSEYIVSLSGYQDIKSVNTSEIYNRLNLLNENDWSKVIDVGGQTNVLNFNEISVVKTVIKKLKQGEQIDIKRLSVINQCLDKMKKFGMKF
- a CDS encoding ATP-binding protein; the protein is MKASSNKNFFQPRARLLLQLGDKLIKNENVALLELIKNSYDADAKKVTVKLERITDKKGGRIDITDDGEGMNIDIIENVWLEPGSDYKAQLLAKNQRSKKFNRLPIGEKGIGRFGVHKLGNKIELISRKEGEDEVVVRIDWNKFSEEKYLKDARFEVFIRTPEYFLRNRKGTRIIISDLRTDWDKRMVRDLYRAVFTLNSPFKKSGDFTVDINIDDKSLVEGLPTWDDIKKFALWHFKCKLSGTTIREFNYEFSPWESLPELEKRQVTQEEDYIQDNETFVKRDPDNPKKEVIINLAKNYGSEKEPKTIGEITFEGYIFDRDKQTLELGNQAGITLLKQYLDEQGGIRVYRDNIRINEYGEKGNDWLNLDMRRVNVPAKRISNNLILAVIDLKIAESTALIEKTNREGFIENEAFYDFCGAILHTINLVETLRKIDKDQIRNKYNPTEQEEPVLHHLNELHLLIEKRIEDEPLKEEINKHLQKIEDDYNFINETLLTSAGAGLTLAVGIHEVQKVIAELTLAVQREQVPDKILGLVNHLDQLIESYSDLLKQADTKEEDVVKFLNGATFNVGYRMEAHHIELIKAYRNYKGSHMISCSRRLLMGAVMNVIDNSIHWLEIKRQRLSKTSETFDKKIYIDVLHNEPGYLEIVIADNGSGFTIPKYQLTKPFISAKNNGIGLGLHIVSEVMKVQEGSVRFPEANEYDLPAEFQRGAITVLKIKLLSHDTSE